In the genome of Nitrospirota bacterium, one region contains:
- a CDS encoding universal stress protein, which translates to MKGYRKILIAVNGCHQVLEKGLRVAGDEKCWVTVLKVVPPYEGDLDLTGIRNIEDVLGSMAAETSAAIEGVVGRNRSLAKIRVEEGDIPETIAQVAAEEKCDLIIMGTKKAKGLFRRFLGDHTAGKVIGRAPCPVLVVHD; encoded by the coding sequence ATGAAAGGCTACAGAAAAATACTCATCGCCGTAAACGGCTGCCACCAGGTCCTGGAGAAAGGGCTCAGGGTTGCCGGGGATGAAAAATGCTGGGTCACGGTGCTCAAGGTGGTCCCGCCGTATGAGGGCGACCTGGACCTGACCGGCATAAGAAACATAGAAGACGTCCTGGGCTCGATGGCCGCGGAGACTTCCGCGGCCATCGAGGGCGTCGTTGGCCGGAATCGTTCCCTCGCGAAAATCAGGGTCGAGGAGGGGGACATCCCGGAGACCATAGCCCAGGTGGCCGCAGAAGAAAAGTGCGACCTCATCATCATGGGCACCAAGAAGGCCAAGGGCCTCTTCCGGCGCTTCCTGGGAGACCATACCGCCGGGAAGGTCATCGGCAGGGCCCCGTGCCCGGTGCTGGTCGTGCACGACTGA
- a CDS encoding chloride channel protein, which yields MAEEDRKDEPLSTFSLSALAFAVGLLAGLGATAFRVMTGFFHNLFFLGKLSLSYDPNVHVSSNPWGVFVVLVPVLGALGVALVQRFARETRGSGVPDTIEAVYYKQGFIRPVVSVIKPLASALSLGSGASVGQEGPALQIGAAVGSLASRFKKIPAWQRVLLVTAGASGGMAAVYDTPIGGMIFAMEIILHEVSIVSLLPIAVGTATATYVARALMGPHTLFSSLLIEKTASVVSPRDFIFYIGLGVVAGAASAGLIKGIDLSGRFFSRKVGHSHYFHHALGMLSVGVVLYLTFVFTGHYYVASMGYATMRDVLSGALAGVPILLLFFVLKLAVTSGSLGSGASGGIFAPAMFMGATMGSAYSLALNALFPGLSLSPPSFAIAGMAAMTGGTTGAAIASLVMVFELTMDHAIIIPMAFAVAFSHAVRSMLLKESFYTLTLARRGHYVPLEMQSNFYQFERAADIMEKRFATMPSSATVGEFVESLAEGPETRWCLVVKSGRLEGVAGRDDVLASFLERGKEVSLGEVARRDYMSVTGETTIFDVIVTMRSRDASVAVVQDPSGRIKGIIGKEEISRTMTRSVGLSYAAEERSVP from the coding sequence ATGGCGGAAGAGGACCGGAAGGACGAGCCCCTAAGCACCTTTTCCCTCTCTGCCCTGGCGTTCGCCGTCGGGCTGCTGGCCGGGCTCGGTGCGACGGCTTTCCGCGTCATGACGGGATTCTTTCACAACCTGTTCTTTCTCGGGAAGCTCTCCCTCAGCTATGACCCCAACGTGCACGTTTCGTCCAATCCCTGGGGCGTGTTCGTGGTTCTCGTCCCCGTGCTCGGAGCCCTCGGCGTGGCCCTGGTTCAACGGTTTGCCCGCGAAACCAGGGGGAGCGGCGTGCCGGACACCATCGAGGCCGTCTACTACAAGCAGGGCTTCATCCGGCCCGTCGTTTCCGTCATAAAGCCGCTGGCCTCGGCCCTCTCGCTGGGCAGCGGCGCCTCGGTGGGCCAGGAGGGACCCGCGCTTCAGATAGGCGCGGCCGTGGGCTCCCTGGCATCCCGCTTCAAGAAAATTCCCGCGTGGCAAAGAGTCCTCCTGGTCACGGCCGGCGCCAGCGGAGGCATGGCCGCCGTGTACGACACCCCCATAGGGGGGATGATATTCGCGATGGAAATCATCCTGCACGAGGTAAGCATCGTCAGCCTGCTGCCCATAGCGGTCGGCACCGCGACGGCCACCTACGTCGCACGGGCGCTGATGGGTCCCCATACCCTGTTCTCCTCCCTCCTTATAGAGAAAACCGCATCCGTGGTATCTCCCCGGGATTTCATTTTCTATATCGGCCTGGGCGTGGTTGCCGGGGCCGCCTCGGCGGGCCTCATTAAGGGCATCGACCTCTCCGGGAGGTTTTTTTCGAGGAAGGTCGGCCACAGCCACTATTTCCATCATGCTCTGGGCATGTTGTCGGTGGGTGTCGTCCTGTATCTCACATTTGTATTCACGGGGCACTACTACGTCGCAAGCATGGGGTATGCCACCATGCGCGACGTGCTTTCCGGCGCGCTTGCCGGAGTGCCCATACTCCTTCTTTTCTTTGTTCTCAAGCTTGCGGTCACCTCGGGCTCGCTCGGCTCCGGGGCCTCGGGCGGCATATTCGCACCCGCGATGTTCATGGGTGCGACCATGGGAAGCGCTTACAGCCTCGCCTTGAACGCACTTTTCCCCGGACTCTCCCTGAGCCCCCCTTCGTTTGCCATCGCCGGGATGGCCGCCATGACCGGCGGCACCACCGGAGCGGCCATCGCGTCGCTGGTCATGGTCTTCGAGCTGACCATGGACCACGCTATCATCATACCCATGGCGTTTGCCGTCGCCTTCAGCCATGCGGTAAGGTCGATGCTCCTTAAGGAGAGTTTCTACACGCTGACCCTGGCCCGGCGGGGACACTACGTGCCGCTGGAGATGCAGTCGAACTTCTACCAGTTCGAACGCGCGGCGGACATCATGGAGAAGCGTTTCGCCACGATGCCTTCATCGGCAACCGTGGGGGAATTCGTGGAGAGTCTTGCCGAAGGTCCGGAAACCCGGTGGTGCCTCGTGGTGAAATCCGGCAGGCTCGAGGGCGTCGCCGGCCGCGACGACGTGCTGGCGTCTTTCCTGGAGCGGGGAAAAGAGGTATCCTTGGGAGAGGTCGCACGCAGGGACTATATGTCGGTGACCGGGGAGACGACTATATTCGACGTCATAGTGACGATGCGCTCCAGGGACGCTTCGGTCGCGGTGGTGCAAGACCCGTCCGGGCGCATCAAGGGAATTATCGGCAAGGAGGAAATAAGCAGAACCATGACGCGCTCCGTCGGGTTATCGTACGCAGCAGAGGAAAGGAGCGTCCCCTGA
- a CDS encoding zinc-dependent alcohol dehydrogenase family protein, whose protein sequence is MKAMVLRGPADLETDREPLHLEDVPEPEPAKGEILVKVTRCGVCHTELDEIEGRTPPSRFPVILGHQVVGRVQGSGPGAERFNIGDRVGIGWIYSACGKCTFCRSGRENLCSDFKATGRDADGGYAEYMVVHEDFASGIPEVFSDSKAAPLLCAGAIGYRSLRLADLGDGEGIGLTGFGASGHLVLKMLLHKFPGSRVFVFTRTPGERDFARELGAYWAGETAEESPEKLGSIIDTTPAWKPVVEALKNLEPGGRLVINAIRKQDGDKEALLKLDYSRDLWMEKEIKSVANITRRDIQEFLPFAAGIPLRPEVREFSLEEANKALLEMKGRKIRGAKVLKIA, encoded by the coding sequence ATGAAAGCCATGGTGCTCAGGGGGCCGGCGGACCTCGAGACCGACAGGGAGCCGCTTCATCTGGAGGACGTGCCCGAACCGGAGCCCGCAAAGGGGGAAATCCTGGTCAAGGTGACGCGATGCGGCGTCTGCCACACGGAACTGGACGAGATAGAGGGAAGGACGCCGCCGTCCAGGTTCCCCGTCATTCTTGGCCATCAGGTCGTCGGCAGGGTGCAGGGCTCGGGCCCGGGCGCGGAGAGGTTCAACATCGGCGACAGGGTCGGCATCGGGTGGATATACTCGGCGTGCGGGAAGTGCACGTTCTGTCGGAGCGGACGTGAAAACCTCTGTTCCGACTTCAAGGCCACGGGAAGGGACGCCGACGGCGGATACGCAGAGTACATGGTGGTGCACGAGGATTTCGCCTCCGGGATACCGGAGGTGTTCTCCGATTCGAAGGCCGCTCCGCTCCTGTGTGCCGGGGCGATAGGCTACCGCTCCTTGAGGCTCGCGGACCTCGGGGACGGCGAGGGCATCGGGCTTACGGGTTTCGGCGCGTCCGGGCATCTCGTACTGAAGATGCTCCTTCACAAATTTCCGGGCTCCAGGGTCTTCGTGTTTACCCGCACGCCCGGCGAAAGGGATTTCGCCAGGGAGCTCGGCGCATACTGGGCGGGAGAGACGGCCGAAGAATCGCCGGAAAAACTCGGCTCCATCATCGACACCACGCCGGCGTGGAAGCCCGTCGTCGAGGCCCTGAAGAACCTGGAGCCGGGTGGCCGGCTCGTGATAAACGCGATACGCAAACAGGACGGGGACAAGGAGGCGCTTCTGAAACTCGACTATTCCCGGGACCTCTGGATGGAAAAGGAGATAAAGAGCGTCGCCAACATCACGCGGAGGGACATCCAGGAGTTTTTGCCCTTTGCCGCCGGGATTCCCCTCAGGCCCGAGGTGCGGGAATTCAGCCTCGAGGAAGCGAACAAGGCCCTCTTGGAGATGAAGGGGCGCAAGATCCGCGGCGCCAAGGTCCTGAAAATCGCATGA
- a CDS encoding glycoside hydrolase family 15 protein, whose amino-acid sequence MEDYGYIADCHSSALVSKSGSIDWCCMPRVDSGSCFGRILDWDHGGFCRIAPAAAYTVKRRYVENSLVLETSFRTRSGSARLIDCFTMRRGGEHSPHKQILRVIEGITGSVTFTVEVAPCFDYGSVRPWIRRYAKGGFTALGGNDGLLIVGDMDLEVQRRHCLCGSCTVGEGQRVRLTILYRQAEDLDEEVTAVPTPEELDRRLEQTVQWWHRWSSRGNIAGPYAAHLRRSASVLKGLSNAPTGAIAAAPTTSLPEWPGGSRNWDYRYSWIRDSYFTVRSLGELGHDKEADGFRRFIERSAAGSAEELQILFGVGGERRLKEIVIEEMEGYRGAGPVRDGNAAERQLQLDMYGELLELAWHWHLRGHKPDDDYWNFLVETVNVAAKRWHEPDKGIWEIRGRPRHFVQSKAMCWVALDRGLRLARVLDMNAPVQEWKKSRDEVRRAIETKGYDRSRGVFTQAFGRKTMDAALLLLPMFGFVDHGDERMVRTVQAVREDLEVDGLLRRYPPGDDGMKEDEGVFLACSFWLSECLACQGDMKEAQRVFERALTTGNDLGLFSEEYDVHSGRMLGNFPQGLTQLSLVAAAVVLSREEKRCAAGADPLKAPRHKGAS is encoded by the coding sequence CTGGAAGACTACGGCTATATCGCCGACTGCCACAGCTCGGCCCTCGTGTCGAAATCGGGGTCCATCGACTGGTGCTGCATGCCCCGCGTGGATTCCGGCAGCTGCTTCGGCCGCATCCTGGACTGGGACCACGGCGGGTTCTGCCGTATAGCGCCCGCCGCCGCGTACACGGTCAAGAGGCGCTACGTCGAAAACTCCCTGGTCCTGGAGACGTCCTTTCGGACACGCAGCGGCTCCGCGCGGCTCATCGATTGCTTCACCATGAGGCGAGGAGGAGAACACAGCCCTCACAAGCAGATTCTGCGCGTCATCGAAGGGATAACCGGTTCGGTGACGTTCACCGTGGAGGTCGCGCCGTGCTTTGACTACGGGTCCGTAAGGCCGTGGATTCGCCGTTACGCCAAGGGCGGTTTTACGGCCCTGGGAGGCAACGACGGCCTTTTGATTGTGGGCGACATGGACCTGGAAGTCCAGAGACGCCATTGCCTGTGCGGGTCATGCACCGTGGGAGAAGGGCAGCGCGTGCGCCTCACCATCCTGTACAGGCAAGCCGAAGACCTTGACGAGGAAGTGACCGCCGTGCCCACGCCCGAAGAGCTGGACCGGCGTCTGGAGCAGACTGTCCAGTGGTGGCACCGTTGGTCCTCGCGTGGAAATATCGCGGGCCCGTACGCCGCACACCTCAGGCGTTCGGCTTCGGTCCTGAAGGGGCTCTCCAACGCCCCCACCGGGGCTATTGCCGCAGCACCCACGACCTCTCTGCCGGAGTGGCCGGGAGGAAGCCGCAACTGGGATTACCGCTATTCATGGATACGCGACTCGTACTTCACGGTCCGGAGCCTGGGGGAACTGGGCCACGACAAGGAAGCCGACGGGTTCCGGAGGTTCATCGAGCGGAGCGCGGCCGGCAGCGCCGAGGAGCTCCAGATACTCTTCGGCGTCGGGGGCGAACGAAGGCTGAAGGAGATAGTCATTGAGGAAATGGAGGGATACCGGGGCGCCGGGCCCGTCAGGGACGGAAACGCCGCCGAGCGGCAGCTCCAACTGGACATGTACGGGGAGCTTCTCGAACTCGCCTGGCACTGGCATCTGAGAGGGCACAAACCCGACGACGACTATTGGAATTTTCTTGTAGAAACCGTCAATGTAGCCGCAAAACGGTGGCACGAGCCGGACAAGGGAATCTGGGAGATACGGGGGAGACCGCGCCACTTCGTCCAGTCCAAGGCGATGTGCTGGGTCGCCCTGGACCGCGGGCTGAGGCTGGCACGGGTGCTCGACATGAACGCACCCGTGCAGGAGTGGAAAAAGTCCAGGGACGAGGTGCGCCGCGCAATCGAAACAAAGGGATACGACCGCTCCCGCGGTGTTTTCACGCAGGCTTTCGGGCGAAAGACCATGGACGCCGCACTCCTGCTTCTGCCGATGTTCGGCTTCGTGGACCATGGCGACGAGCGTATGGTCCGCACAGTGCAGGCGGTACGCGAGGACCTGGAGGTGGACGGCCTGCTTCGGAGGTATCCGCCCGGGGACGACGGCATGAAAGAGGACGAAGGGGTCTTCCTGGCCTGCTCTTTCTGGCTTTCGGAGTGCCTCGCCTGCCAGGGCGACATGAAGGAGGCACAAAGGGTTTTCGAGAGGGCTCTCACCACCGGCAACGACCTGGGCCTCTTTTCCGAGGAATACGACGTCCACAGCGGCCGGATGCTCGGCAACTTTCCCCAGGGCCTTACCCAGCTTTCCCTGGTAGCGGCGGCCGTCGTGCTGTCCCGCGAAGAGAAGCGGTGCGCCGCCGGCGCGGACCCTTTGAAGGCACCCCGCCATAAAGGGGCCTCTTGA
- a CDS encoding DedA family protein: MKPLPQGIEALVPYIQSVEPYLHRYGYLAVFFGVLLEDFGLPVPGETILIAGALFASLGEFRLEWIMALGFLGAVTGDNIGYAIGRFGGRKLVARYGRYVFLSKERLRKMESFFERHGGKVVVAARFIEGFRQFNGIVAGISGMAWRRFLAFNVLGAAIWVGFWGTGAYFFGSELGGVFAIFKRFEPYVLGVLGALVIILLARRYLRSRRQRRNEGG, translated from the coding sequence ATGAAGCCCTTGCCCCAGGGCATTGAAGCTCTTGTGCCCTATATCCAGTCGGTGGAGCCCTACCTTCACCGGTACGGGTACCTGGCCGTCTTTTTCGGCGTGCTTCTTGAAGACTTCGGCCTGCCCGTGCCCGGAGAGACCATATTGATAGCGGGAGCCCTGTTTGCTTCCCTCGGCGAGTTCAGGCTTGAATGGATAATGGCTCTGGGCTTTCTCGGAGCGGTCACGGGAGATAACATCGGCTATGCCATCGGACGTTTCGGCGGGCGCAAGCTTGTCGCCAGGTACGGGCGGTATGTTTTCCTGAGCAAGGAACGCCTTCGGAAAATGGAGTCCTTTTTCGAACGCCACGGAGGCAAGGTGGTGGTAGCGGCGAGATTTATCGAGGGGTTCAGGCAGTTCAACGGCATAGTGGCCGGCATAAGCGGCATGGCATGGCGGCGGTTCCTCGCCTTCAATGTCCTTGGAGCCGCCATATGGGTGGGCTTCTGGGGAACCGGAGCATACTTCTTCGGCAGTGAGCTGGGCGGGGTTTTCGCCATTTTCAAGAGATTCGAACCCTATGTCCTGGGTGTCCTCGGGGCGCTGGTTATCATTCTTCTGGCCCGCCGTTATCTGCGAAGCCGTCGGCAGCGGCGTAATGAAGGGGGCTAG